The Panthera uncia isolate 11264 chromosome C2, Puncia_PCG_1.0, whole genome shotgun sequence genome contains a region encoding:
- the GP5 gene encoding platelet glycoprotein V isoform X1, which yields MSVVKGIRWWLLLFFTDFAVPFMTAGYSHPWVKARRSRLSSPWALLSDACETFLNVRRIIFISSIPPAAALADMLRSALLCAALGLLRAQPLPCPPACKCVFRDAAQCTGSSVARIAELGLPVNLTHILLFQMGRGTLQNHSFSGMTILQRLMLSDSHISAIAPGTFDDLIKLKTLRLSRNKITHLPGALLDKTVLLEQLFLDRNELKDIDQNMFQKLVNLQELFLNQNQLAFLPARLFTNLGNLKVLDLSRNNLTHLPRGLFGAQAKLEKLVLHSNQLVSLDSGLLSSLRALVELQLDRNRIRSIAPGAFDRLRSLSSLTLSRNHLEFLPPALFLYSHNLTFLTLFENPLEELPEVLFGELAGLQELWLNCTRLRTLPAAAFRNLSRLRAFGATLSPRLSALPEDAFRGLGELQVLALHSNSLAALPGGLLRGLGRLRRVSLSHNRLRALPRGLFRNLGSLEGVRLEHNLLETLPGDVFADLPRLAEVLLGHNPWRCDCDLGPFLAWLRRHPGLVGRAEPPRCRGPGPRAGLPLWALPDDDPECRSARGPPPRSAAAPAAPGHTASVPDSWKPRAPAQLVADGSRQDHSLFWGLYFLLLAAQAVVTGVIVFAMIKLGGLFRKLIRERASERASELLFESMGQPRR from the exons ATGAGTGTGGTAAAAGGAATCAGGTGgtggttgctgttgttttttacaGACTTTGCCGTTCCCTTCATGACTGCTGGTTATAGCCATCCCTGGGTAAAGGCGAGAAGATCAAGGCTCTCTTCGCCTTGGGCACTGCTCAGTGATGCATGTGAGACATTCTTGAATGTGAGAAGAATTATTTTCATCAGTTCTAT ACCTCCCGCTGCGGCCCTTGCAGACATGCTGAGAAGCGCCCTGCTGTGCGCGGCGCTGGGGCTCCTGCGCGCCCagcctctcccctgtccccccgCCTGCAAGTGTGTGTTCCGGGACGCCGCGCAGTGCACCGGGAGCAGCGTAGCGCGCATCGCCGAGCTCGGCCTGCCCGTCAACCTCACGCACATCCTGCTCTTCCAAATGGGCCGCGGCACCTTACAGAACCACAGCTTCAGTGGCATGACCATCCTGCAGCGCCTGATGCTGTCGGACAGCCACATTTCCGCCATTGCCCCCGGCACCTTCGACGACCTGATAAAACTTAAAACCCTGAGGCTGTCGCGCAACAAGATCACTCATCTTCCAGGTGCGCTGTTGGATAAGACGGTGCTCCTGGAACAGTTGTTTCTGGACCGCAACGAACTAAAGGACATTGACCAAAACATGTTTCAGAAACTGGTTAACCTGCAGGAGCTCTTTTTGAACCAAAATCAACTCGCTTTTCTTCCCGCTCGCCTCTTCACAAACCTGGGGAACTTGAAAGTGTTGGATTTATCGAGAAATAATTTGACCCACCTGCCCCGGGGATTGTTTGGCGCACAGGCTAAGCTGGAGAAACTCGTGCTGCACTCGAACCAGCTCGTCTCTCTGGATTCGGGGCTGTTGAGTAGCCTGCGTGCCCTGGTGGAGCTGCAGCTGGACAGAAACCGCATCCGCTCCATCGCACCGGGGGCCTTCGACCGGCTCCGGAGCCTGAGCTCCTTGACGCTTTCCAGAAACCACCTGGAGTTCCTGCCCCCGGCCCTCTTCCTTTATTCGCACAATTTGACTTTCCTGACCCTGTTCGAGAACCCGCTGGAGGAGCTCCCGGAGGTGCTCTTCGGGGAGCTGGCCGGCCTGCAGGAGCTGTGGCTGAACTGCACGCGGCTGCGCACCCTGCCGGCCGCCGCCTTCCGCAACCTGAGCCGCCTGCGGGCGTTCGGGGCGACCCTGAGCCCGCGTCTGAGCGCGCTCCCCGAGGACGCCTTCCGGGGCCTGGGCGAGCTCCAGGTACTCGCCCTGCACTCCAACAGCCTGGCCGCGCTCCCCGGCGGCTTGCTGCGCGGCCTCGGCCGGCTGCGCCGCGTGTCGCTGAGCCACAACCGGCTGCGGGCCCTGCCCCGCGGGCTCTTCCGCAACCTCGGCAGCCTGGAGGGAGTCCGGCTCGAGCACAACCTGCTGGAGACCCTGCCCGGAGACGTGTTCGCGGATCTGCCCCGGCTGGCGGAGGTCCTGCTGGGGCACAATCCCTGGCGCTGCGACTGCGACCTGGGGCCGTTCCTGGCGTGGCTGCGGCGGCACCCGGGCCTCGTGGGCCGAGCCGAGCCCCCGCGGTGCCGCGGCCCCGGACCCCGCGCCGGCCTGCCGCTCTGGGCCCTGCCCGACGACGACCCCGAGTGCCGGAGCGCCCGCGGCCCGCCTCCCCGCTCCGCCGCAGCCCCCGCGGCCCCGGGCCACACGGCCTCGGTGCCCGACAGCTGGAAACCCCGGGCCCCGGCGCAGCTCGTGGCCGACGGCAGTCGCCAAGACCACAGCCTGTTCTGGGGTCTTTACTTCCTGCTTTTGGCTGCTCAGGCCGTAGTAACGGGGGTCATTGTGTTTGCTATGATTAAACTCGGCGGGCTCTTTCGAAAATTAatcagagagcgagcgagcgagcgagcgagcgagcttTTGTTTGAGTCAATGGGACAACCTCGCCGCTAA
- the GP5 gene encoding platelet glycoprotein V isoform X3 codes for MLRSALLCAALGLLRAQPLPCPPACKCVFRDAAQCTGSSVARIAELGLPVNLTHILLFQMGRGTLQNHSFSGMTILQRLMLSDSHISAIAPGTFDDLIKLKTLRLSRNKITHLPGALLDKTVLLEQLFLDRNELKDIDQNMFQKLVNLQELFLNQNQLAFLPARLFTNLGNLKVLDLSRNNLTHLPRGLFGAQAKLEKLVLHSNQLVSLDSGLLSSLRALVELQLDRNRIRSIAPGAFDRLRSLSSLTLSRNHLEFLPPALFLYSHNLTFLTLFENPLEELPEVLFGELAGLQELWLNCTRLRTLPAAAFRNLSRLRAFGATLSPRLSALPEDAFRGLGELQVLALHSNSLAALPGGLLRGLGRLRRVSLSHNRLRALPRGLFRNLGSLEGVRLEHNLLETLPGDVFADLPRLAEVLLGHNPWRCDCDLGPFLAWLRRHPGLVGRAEPPRCRGPGPRAGLPLWALPDDDPECRSARGPPPRSAAAPAAPGHTASVPDSWKPRAPAQLVADGSRQDHSLFWGLYFLLLAAQAVVTGVIVFAMIKLGGLFRKLIRERASERASELLFESMGQPRR; via the coding sequence ATGCTGAGAAGCGCCCTGCTGTGCGCGGCGCTGGGGCTCCTGCGCGCCCagcctctcccctgtccccccgCCTGCAAGTGTGTGTTCCGGGACGCCGCGCAGTGCACCGGGAGCAGCGTAGCGCGCATCGCCGAGCTCGGCCTGCCCGTCAACCTCACGCACATCCTGCTCTTCCAAATGGGCCGCGGCACCTTACAGAACCACAGCTTCAGTGGCATGACCATCCTGCAGCGCCTGATGCTGTCGGACAGCCACATTTCCGCCATTGCCCCCGGCACCTTCGACGACCTGATAAAACTTAAAACCCTGAGGCTGTCGCGCAACAAGATCACTCATCTTCCAGGTGCGCTGTTGGATAAGACGGTGCTCCTGGAACAGTTGTTTCTGGACCGCAACGAACTAAAGGACATTGACCAAAACATGTTTCAGAAACTGGTTAACCTGCAGGAGCTCTTTTTGAACCAAAATCAACTCGCTTTTCTTCCCGCTCGCCTCTTCACAAACCTGGGGAACTTGAAAGTGTTGGATTTATCGAGAAATAATTTGACCCACCTGCCCCGGGGATTGTTTGGCGCACAGGCTAAGCTGGAGAAACTCGTGCTGCACTCGAACCAGCTCGTCTCTCTGGATTCGGGGCTGTTGAGTAGCCTGCGTGCCCTGGTGGAGCTGCAGCTGGACAGAAACCGCATCCGCTCCATCGCACCGGGGGCCTTCGACCGGCTCCGGAGCCTGAGCTCCTTGACGCTTTCCAGAAACCACCTGGAGTTCCTGCCCCCGGCCCTCTTCCTTTATTCGCACAATTTGACTTTCCTGACCCTGTTCGAGAACCCGCTGGAGGAGCTCCCGGAGGTGCTCTTCGGGGAGCTGGCCGGCCTGCAGGAGCTGTGGCTGAACTGCACGCGGCTGCGCACCCTGCCGGCCGCCGCCTTCCGCAACCTGAGCCGCCTGCGGGCGTTCGGGGCGACCCTGAGCCCGCGTCTGAGCGCGCTCCCCGAGGACGCCTTCCGGGGCCTGGGCGAGCTCCAGGTACTCGCCCTGCACTCCAACAGCCTGGCCGCGCTCCCCGGCGGCTTGCTGCGCGGCCTCGGCCGGCTGCGCCGCGTGTCGCTGAGCCACAACCGGCTGCGGGCCCTGCCCCGCGGGCTCTTCCGCAACCTCGGCAGCCTGGAGGGAGTCCGGCTCGAGCACAACCTGCTGGAGACCCTGCCCGGAGACGTGTTCGCGGATCTGCCCCGGCTGGCGGAGGTCCTGCTGGGGCACAATCCCTGGCGCTGCGACTGCGACCTGGGGCCGTTCCTGGCGTGGCTGCGGCGGCACCCGGGCCTCGTGGGCCGAGCCGAGCCCCCGCGGTGCCGCGGCCCCGGACCCCGCGCCGGCCTGCCGCTCTGGGCCCTGCCCGACGACGACCCCGAGTGCCGGAGCGCCCGCGGCCCGCCTCCCCGCTCCGCCGCAGCCCCCGCGGCCCCGGGCCACACGGCCTCGGTGCCCGACAGCTGGAAACCCCGGGCCCCGGCGCAGCTCGTGGCCGACGGCAGTCGCCAAGACCACAGCCTGTTCTGGGGTCTTTACTTCCTGCTTTTGGCTGCTCAGGCCGTAGTAACGGGGGTCATTGTGTTTGCTATGATTAAACTCGGCGGGCTCTTTCGAAAATTAatcagagagcgagcgagcgagcgagcgagcgagcttTTGTTTGAGTCAATGGGACAACCTCGCCGCTAA
- the GP5 gene encoding platelet glycoprotein V isoform X2, whose protein sequence is MTAGYSHPWVKARRSRLSSPWALLSDACETFLNVRRIIFISSIPPAAALADMLRSALLCAALGLLRAQPLPCPPACKCVFRDAAQCTGSSVARIAELGLPVNLTHILLFQMGRGTLQNHSFSGMTILQRLMLSDSHISAIAPGTFDDLIKLKTLRLSRNKITHLPGALLDKTVLLEQLFLDRNELKDIDQNMFQKLVNLQELFLNQNQLAFLPARLFTNLGNLKVLDLSRNNLTHLPRGLFGAQAKLEKLVLHSNQLVSLDSGLLSSLRALVELQLDRNRIRSIAPGAFDRLRSLSSLTLSRNHLEFLPPALFLYSHNLTFLTLFENPLEELPEVLFGELAGLQELWLNCTRLRTLPAAAFRNLSRLRAFGATLSPRLSALPEDAFRGLGELQVLALHSNSLAALPGGLLRGLGRLRRVSLSHNRLRALPRGLFRNLGSLEGVRLEHNLLETLPGDVFADLPRLAEVLLGHNPWRCDCDLGPFLAWLRRHPGLVGRAEPPRCRGPGPRAGLPLWALPDDDPECRSARGPPPRSAAAPAAPGHTASVPDSWKPRAPAQLVADGSRQDHSLFWGLYFLLLAAQAVVTGVIVFAMIKLGGLFRKLIRERASERASELLFESMGQPRR, encoded by the exons ATGACTGCTGGTTATAGCCATCCCTGGGTAAAGGCGAGAAGATCAAGGCTCTCTTCGCCTTGGGCACTGCTCAGTGATGCATGTGAGACATTCTTGAATGTGAGAAGAATTATTTTCATCAGTTCTAT ACCTCCCGCTGCGGCCCTTGCAGACATGCTGAGAAGCGCCCTGCTGTGCGCGGCGCTGGGGCTCCTGCGCGCCCagcctctcccctgtccccccgCCTGCAAGTGTGTGTTCCGGGACGCCGCGCAGTGCACCGGGAGCAGCGTAGCGCGCATCGCCGAGCTCGGCCTGCCCGTCAACCTCACGCACATCCTGCTCTTCCAAATGGGCCGCGGCACCTTACAGAACCACAGCTTCAGTGGCATGACCATCCTGCAGCGCCTGATGCTGTCGGACAGCCACATTTCCGCCATTGCCCCCGGCACCTTCGACGACCTGATAAAACTTAAAACCCTGAGGCTGTCGCGCAACAAGATCACTCATCTTCCAGGTGCGCTGTTGGATAAGACGGTGCTCCTGGAACAGTTGTTTCTGGACCGCAACGAACTAAAGGACATTGACCAAAACATGTTTCAGAAACTGGTTAACCTGCAGGAGCTCTTTTTGAACCAAAATCAACTCGCTTTTCTTCCCGCTCGCCTCTTCACAAACCTGGGGAACTTGAAAGTGTTGGATTTATCGAGAAATAATTTGACCCACCTGCCCCGGGGATTGTTTGGCGCACAGGCTAAGCTGGAGAAACTCGTGCTGCACTCGAACCAGCTCGTCTCTCTGGATTCGGGGCTGTTGAGTAGCCTGCGTGCCCTGGTGGAGCTGCAGCTGGACAGAAACCGCATCCGCTCCATCGCACCGGGGGCCTTCGACCGGCTCCGGAGCCTGAGCTCCTTGACGCTTTCCAGAAACCACCTGGAGTTCCTGCCCCCGGCCCTCTTCCTTTATTCGCACAATTTGACTTTCCTGACCCTGTTCGAGAACCCGCTGGAGGAGCTCCCGGAGGTGCTCTTCGGGGAGCTGGCCGGCCTGCAGGAGCTGTGGCTGAACTGCACGCGGCTGCGCACCCTGCCGGCCGCCGCCTTCCGCAACCTGAGCCGCCTGCGGGCGTTCGGGGCGACCCTGAGCCCGCGTCTGAGCGCGCTCCCCGAGGACGCCTTCCGGGGCCTGGGCGAGCTCCAGGTACTCGCCCTGCACTCCAACAGCCTGGCCGCGCTCCCCGGCGGCTTGCTGCGCGGCCTCGGCCGGCTGCGCCGCGTGTCGCTGAGCCACAACCGGCTGCGGGCCCTGCCCCGCGGGCTCTTCCGCAACCTCGGCAGCCTGGAGGGAGTCCGGCTCGAGCACAACCTGCTGGAGACCCTGCCCGGAGACGTGTTCGCGGATCTGCCCCGGCTGGCGGAGGTCCTGCTGGGGCACAATCCCTGGCGCTGCGACTGCGACCTGGGGCCGTTCCTGGCGTGGCTGCGGCGGCACCCGGGCCTCGTGGGCCGAGCCGAGCCCCCGCGGTGCCGCGGCCCCGGACCCCGCGCCGGCCTGCCGCTCTGGGCCCTGCCCGACGACGACCCCGAGTGCCGGAGCGCCCGCGGCCCGCCTCCCCGCTCCGCCGCAGCCCCCGCGGCCCCGGGCCACACGGCCTCGGTGCCCGACAGCTGGAAACCCCGGGCCCCGGCGCAGCTCGTGGCCGACGGCAGTCGCCAAGACCACAGCCTGTTCTGGGGTCTTTACTTCCTGCTTTTGGCTGCTCAGGCCGTAGTAACGGGGGTCATTGTGTTTGCTATGATTAAACTCGGCGGGCTCTTTCGAAAATTAatcagagagcgagcgagcgagcgagcgagcgagcttTTGTTTGAGTCAATGGGACAACCTCGCCGCTAA